The Mycolicibacterium arabiense genome has a window encoding:
- a CDS encoding xanthine dehydrogenase family protein molybdopterin-binding subunit, producing the protein MAPDVAGVGGSAAERRLRIITGQKTYASDYRPKDLGWPEHCAHALLLRASVAGRAYTGIDLGRIRPDLRPDLVITATDLRPPFQNFISTMPIELFVTPGQPIDYVGQPIALLLYDDFMCFRRAAQEIREDAGPIVYAPPPAEPVTVTTIEEELTQWRNLRCDNGPNETHYLLDVDRDYSQWTRGQLTLANGKFQRGQRPDPDADRMFQEMSADGDGRAVQTTTYTQTIDPAFLEPEAGLGWLDPATATLNLVLGTQSPYSDVTEVRAVLGASNPRIRDIRITAKDMGGGFGGRDKSPFTLYLAVAAAFAGSPVRLAFDRREQFQGGLKRHASAVHSHIRAAADGTLDSIRTFTVLRGGPETNLNGAVLSLAALHATGPYRVRRAGSHAVVVQRPIPTVGSMRGFGIPQVAFNVETAIDRLAVLELGEDPIAFRSRNVLRSGTDRDLAGTPLRFHLPTAEICDAAHAHELWQGRHDLRCGEGVYRGVGFACCMEAYGTSSDSVYCAVRVTADGGIEVWSQTLDMGQGARQSLELVATEELGRPARADLGITGWFEKFAGHLATHHAHDPTFKNWSLVHGASSASKTAFFHVHALREACRALLRLRLLPAARVILGEPDLADEELLSYWRNGEVQLPGRPSVPLADLAAHVHQSNAEPGVMVHGYFNNGWSSARFTVDGHTLDLWVDGLAFIREPGDDMTILAPQGDIRMPPLAPGGSKIPRSVYASGAHLIGVTVDTRRGAITVTDAVTFLDAGDVIARPVVDGQVEGGLAMGIAHTLFEELPPETGAGPFANFDRYRLPRWNDLRAITRQTVPVELGPDGILGPDQPNVRHKGIGEVTMTTVAPAIANAVAHALGHVDARCWPTRTPIRVADLSLP; encoded by the coding sequence ATGGCTCCAGACGTCGCCGGGGTGGGCGGCTCGGCCGCGGAGCGGCGACTGCGCATCATCACGGGCCAGAAGACCTACGCCAGCGATTACCGACCCAAGGATCTCGGGTGGCCCGAGCACTGCGCCCACGCACTCCTGCTGCGGGCGAGCGTCGCCGGACGGGCGTACACCGGGATCGATCTCGGTCGCATCCGGCCCGACTTGCGGCCCGACCTGGTGATCACCGCCACCGACCTGAGACCCCCGTTCCAGAACTTCATCTCCACGATGCCGATCGAACTGTTCGTCACCCCCGGTCAACCGATCGACTACGTGGGTCAGCCGATCGCGTTGCTGCTCTACGACGATTTCATGTGCTTCAGGCGGGCGGCCCAGGAGATCCGGGAAGACGCCGGTCCCATCGTCTATGCACCTCCACCGGCCGAGCCGGTGACGGTGACGACGATCGAGGAGGAATTGACGCAGTGGCGCAATCTCCGATGTGATAACGGCCCCAACGAAACTCACTATCTGCTCGACGTCGACCGAGACTACTCCCAGTGGACCCGAGGCCAACTCACACTCGCAAACGGGAAGTTTCAACGCGGCCAGCGGCCCGACCCGGACGCCGACCGGATGTTTCAGGAGATGTCCGCCGACGGGGACGGCCGGGCGGTGCAGACCACGACCTACACCCAGACGATCGATCCTGCGTTCCTCGAACCCGAGGCCGGTCTGGGGTGGCTCGATCCCGCCACCGCCACCCTGAATCTGGTGCTGGGCACGCAGTCCCCGTACAGCGACGTCACCGAAGTGCGGGCGGTCCTGGGAGCGTCGAATCCGAGGATCCGCGACATCCGCATCACGGCCAAGGACATGGGCGGCGGGTTCGGTGGACGCGACAAGTCGCCGTTCACGCTGTACCTCGCGGTGGCAGCCGCGTTCGCCGGTTCGCCGGTGCGGCTCGCGTTCGATCGTCGCGAACAGTTTCAGGGTGGTCTCAAGCGGCACGCCTCGGCGGTGCACTCCCACATCCGCGCCGCCGCGGACGGCACCCTGGATTCGATCCGCACCTTCACCGTCTTGCGAGGTGGTCCCGAGACCAACCTCAACGGGGCGGTCCTGTCGTTAGCGGCGTTGCACGCGACGGGCCCCTACCGCGTTCGCCGCGCCGGATCGCATGCGGTAGTCGTGCAGCGACCCATACCGACCGTGGGCTCGATGCGCGGCTTCGGCATCCCGCAGGTGGCGTTCAACGTCGAAACCGCCATCGACCGGCTCGCCGTCCTCGAATTGGGGGAAGATCCCATCGCGTTCCGCAGTCGCAATGTCCTGCGCTCGGGTACCGACCGGGATCTCGCCGGCACGCCGTTGCGGTTTCACCTTCCGACCGCCGAGATCTGCGACGCGGCGCACGCGCATGAGCTGTGGCAGGGACGCCACGACCTGAGGTGCGGTGAAGGCGTGTACCGCGGCGTCGGGTTCGCCTGCTGCATGGAGGCGTACGGCACCAGCAGCGACAGCGTGTACTGCGCGGTGCGGGTGACGGCCGACGGCGGGATCGAGGTGTGGTCGCAAACCCTCGACATGGGGCAAGGGGCCCGTCAGAGTCTGGAACTGGTAGCCACCGAGGAACTCGGCCGGCCCGCGCGGGCGGACCTCGGCATCACGGGCTGGTTCGAGAAGTTCGCCGGCCACCTCGCCACCCACCATGCGCACGACCCGACGTTCAAGAACTGGTCGCTGGTCCACGGCGCCAGCAGCGCCTCGAAGACGGCGTTCTTCCACGTTCACGCGCTGCGCGAAGCGTGCCGGGCCTTGCTCCGGCTGCGGCTACTCCCCGCCGCGCGGGTCATCCTCGGCGAGCCAGACCTCGCCGACGAGGAACTGCTGAGCTACTGGAGGAACGGGGAGGTCCAGCTGCCCGGCCGACCCAGCGTGCCGCTGGCAGACCTCGCCGCCCACGTGCACCAAAGCAACGCCGAGCCCGGAGTCATGGTTCACGGATACTTCAACAACGGCTGGTCGAGCGCACGCTTCACCGTCGACGGCCACACCCTGGACCTGTGGGTCGACGGCTTGGCGTTCATCCGGGAACCCGGCGACGACATGACGATCCTCGCGCCCCAGGGTGATATACGCATGCCGCCGCTCGCACCTGGGGGATCGAAGATCCCGCGGTCGGTGTACGCCTCGGGTGCCCACCTCATCGGCGTCACCGTCGACACCCGGCGCGGCGCGATCACCGTCACCGACGCAGTGACCTTCCTCGACGCGGGCGACGTCATCGCCCGCCCGGTCGTCGACGGACAAGTGGAAGGCGGGTTGGCGATGGGCATCGCGCACACCCTGTTCGAGGAGCTGCCGCCGGAGACCGGTGCCGGCCCGTTCGCGAACTTCGACCGCTACCGGCTTCCACGGTGGAACGACCTGCGCGCCATCACCAGACAGACCGTCCCCGTGGAACTCGGTCCCGACGGGATACTCGGGCCTGACCAACCCAACGTGCGGCACAAGGGAATCGGAGAGGTGACGATGACCACCGTGGCCCCCGCGATCGCCAACGCCGTTGCCCACGCCCTGGGCCACGTCGATGCCCGGTGCTGGCCGACGCGCACGCCGATCCGCGTCGCGGACCTGTCGCTGCCATGA
- a CDS encoding Eco57I restriction-modification methylase domain-containing protein, with translation MTVATPREDPIAGLGAVHTRSWVVTMMLDLAGYVDDEDLGSGTAVEPAVGFGAFLVPMIERLIASCRRHGRPISTTGSAIVAYDLDPRAVEESRRRASVLLRAHGLSAALTRRLVTGWVRHGDFLLEAPALSQIRWVIGNPPYVRVEDVGRERLLSYRALWSTMRGRADVYVGFLQAGLEVLADDATMTTICADRWMRNQYGATLRSVISQRYAVDACISMYGSAAFETPVAVYPAITVMRNGTQRRTLLFDREAPLDQDHGATLLHAWRQGPADTPAARAAHAQWTRGWHAGPAGWPTRRSARVTAAERRLPTLAEAGVHVSMGPATGADTIYVTHDTAGIETERLIPAIGAQEVRRGELEWIGRHLINPWDDDGLVDLGQYPGLKRYVERHRPRLLERHTARAHPDQWWRTIDRVRPQMAATPKLLIPDIKERIFPVLDNGQFLPMHNLYYVVAPTWDLRVLGGILMSDIATQFVSTYSVRMASGYFRVSAQYLRRVRIPAYPTIPPALRRQLRTAFDARDLPAANDAANRAYDLRTA, from the coding sequence GTGACCGTGGCCACTCCGCGGGAGGACCCCATCGCTGGGTTGGGGGCCGTACACACCCGCTCGTGGGTGGTGACGATGATGCTCGATCTGGCCGGTTACGTCGACGACGAGGATCTGGGCAGCGGAACCGCCGTCGAACCGGCAGTGGGGTTCGGAGCGTTCCTGGTGCCGATGATCGAGCGCCTGATCGCCTCGTGCCGACGGCACGGACGTCCCATCTCCACCACCGGTTCGGCCATCGTCGCCTACGACCTCGATCCGCGCGCCGTGGAGGAATCTCGCCGCCGGGCAAGCGTGCTGCTGCGCGCGCACGGGTTAAGCGCCGCGCTCACACGGCGACTGGTCACCGGATGGGTGCGTCACGGAGACTTCCTATTGGAAGCGCCTGCCCTCAGCCAGATCCGGTGGGTGATTGGCAACCCGCCGTACGTGCGCGTCGAGGACGTGGGGCGCGAACGGCTGCTGAGCTACCGGGCGCTGTGGTCGACGATGCGCGGCCGCGCCGACGTGTACGTCGGGTTCCTTCAGGCGGGCCTCGAAGTGCTCGCTGACGACGCCACGATGACCACCATCTGCGCCGACCGCTGGATGCGCAATCAATACGGAGCGACTCTGCGCAGCGTGATCTCCCAGCGCTACGCAGTAGACGCCTGCATCTCGATGTACGGGTCCGCGGCCTTCGAAACGCCGGTGGCTGTCTACCCGGCGATCACCGTCATGCGCAACGGAACTCAGCGCCGCACACTGCTGTTCGATCGAGAAGCCCCCCTGGACCAGGACCACGGCGCAACGCTGCTGCACGCCTGGCGCCAGGGACCCGCCGATACGCCCGCCGCCCGCGCCGCCCACGCACAGTGGACGCGTGGCTGGCACGCCGGACCCGCTGGCTGGCCTACCCGGAGGTCGGCCCGCGTGACCGCTGCCGAGCGGCGCCTACCCACCCTGGCCGAGGCGGGCGTCCACGTCTCCATGGGTCCCGCTACCGGGGCCGACACGATCTACGTCACCCACGACACCGCGGGCATCGAGACCGAACGGCTCATTCCAGCCATCGGCGCACAAGAGGTTCGCCGCGGCGAACTCGAGTGGATAGGACGACATCTGATCAACCCATGGGATGACGACGGCCTGGTCGACCTCGGTCAGTACCCGGGGTTGAAGCGCTACGTCGAGCGCCACCGCCCTCGACTCTTAGAGCGTCACACGGCCCGCGCGCATCCCGACCAGTGGTGGCGAACCATCGACCGGGTCCGCCCACAGATGGCCGCCACCCCGAAACTGCTCATTCCCGACATCAAGGAACGCATCTTCCCGGTACTCGACAATGGTCAGTTCCTCCCCATGCACAACCTCTACTACGTCGTAGCGCCCACGTGGGACTTGCGGGTCCTGGGCGGAATATTGATGTCCGACATAGCCACTCAATTCGTCAGCACCTACTCGGTGCGCATGGCCAGCGGCTATTTCAGGGTAAGCGCCCAGTACCTTCGACGAGTCCGCATACCGGCCTACCCCACCATTCCCCCCGCACTGCGGCGGCAACTGCGCACCGCTTTTGACGCCCGCGACCTGCCGGCAGCCAACGACGCCGCGAACCGCGCCTACGACCTCAGGACCGCCTGA
- a CDS encoding ATP-binding protein, whose product MSERPLHFTVDAQLLQELGERLVGRPYIALAELIKNAYDADATRVEISASHDCIVVSDNGHGMSEREFTNTWMRVGSTHKARQRHSRSFKREMTGSKGVGRLAVQLLARDTTIVTAGGDGNSGQRLEARVNWDDATREGDLTSVTVPVTTGSAGNPEFAGGSTNGTRVELRRLSQVWTARDFRHLAQEIWALQPPHDVDPDSPERFQIVFDSDLQDAYDAFSAQMRAILDIWSAQLTAKLVDVTEFQGTVVGDLPMRLSDTDDDLPDLETSDEGPTGVRVREGLDDRVLEVKVRLRDQEPVTVGFLVRGCQIHRMRCDIRVFTLQQRQAGNVKVSQARQYLERFGGIGVSDGAFRLPYYGPDQDWIDLEGSHSARRSTSKLLPAELNVQRGLLNLPTNRRVYGRVVINTAEEQRWFRRREQLRAGSDTVMEPPLSIQITRDRLVPNDAYERMRVMVRAVMDVYAMEETKRRLEATRDKRRDNPSSPTDALADVSTAVEEVAAHLPERTVREITAKVDAASRSVRALQESTREHAALLGALATAGISAMAYSHELSRQRIGLDDVVERLRSLLDDLPTERHDDARVVVDDLDAWLRRAAGLRKLLQPVLDEETRKDEKSRGAFNVLRGVRDNVTPVARGITIDLSAVPRGLMLPAASAAAWWAVFQNLFINSFNALFNAHQPAIAVDGGSGDDGREWVRVQDNGVGVGSDLTEANRFFEPFRRKLNLPPESAALGLGGTGLGLTIVRMITEEVGARAEFTIPTDDFSTAVTISWEP is encoded by the coding sequence GTGAGCGAACGGCCGCTGCACTTCACCGTCGACGCGCAGCTGCTTCAGGAACTCGGCGAGCGGCTCGTCGGACGCCCCTACATCGCGTTGGCCGAACTGATCAAGAACGCCTACGACGCCGACGCCACGCGCGTCGAGATCTCCGCATCCCACGACTGCATCGTCGTCAGCGACAACGGGCACGGCATGTCCGAACGGGAGTTCACCAACACGTGGATGCGGGTCGGGTCCACCCACAAGGCCCGGCAGCGTCACTCGCGGTCCTTCAAACGGGAGATGACCGGGTCCAAGGGCGTGGGCCGGTTGGCGGTGCAGCTATTGGCGCGCGACACCACGATCGTGACCGCGGGCGGGGATGGGAACTCCGGACAGCGGCTCGAAGCGAGGGTGAACTGGGACGACGCCACCCGTGAGGGTGATCTAACCTCGGTGACGGTTCCAGTCACGACCGGCTCCGCGGGCAACCCCGAGTTCGCTGGTGGTTCTACGAACGGCACGCGGGTGGAGCTGCGCCGTCTCAGTCAGGTGTGGACCGCCCGCGACTTTCGCCACCTGGCTCAGGAGATCTGGGCGTTGCAGCCGCCCCACGACGTCGACCCCGACTCTCCGGAGAGATTCCAGATCGTGTTCGACAGCGATCTGCAGGACGCCTACGACGCGTTCAGCGCCCAGATGCGGGCGATTCTCGACATCTGGTCGGCGCAGCTGACCGCCAAGCTGGTCGACGTCACCGAGTTTCAGGGCACCGTCGTTGGTGACCTTCCAATGAGACTGTCCGACACCGACGACGACCTGCCCGACCTGGAGACCTCCGACGAGGGACCCACCGGGGTGCGGGTACGCGAAGGGCTCGACGACAGAGTGCTCGAAGTCAAGGTCCGGTTGCGCGATCAGGAACCGGTGACCGTCGGATTCCTGGTGCGGGGTTGCCAGATCCACCGGATGCGTTGCGACATCAGGGTGTTTACCCTTCAGCAGCGACAAGCCGGCAACGTCAAGGTGTCTCAGGCGCGGCAGTACCTCGAGCGTTTCGGCGGGATCGGGGTCAGCGACGGGGCCTTCCGACTGCCCTACTACGGGCCCGATCAGGACTGGATCGACCTCGAAGGCTCGCATTCCGCGCGCCGGTCGACCTCGAAGTTGCTGCCCGCCGAACTGAACGTTCAACGCGGTCTGCTCAACCTGCCCACCAACCGCAGGGTCTACGGGCGGGTGGTGATTAACACCGCCGAGGAGCAGCGGTGGTTCCGTCGACGCGAGCAACTGCGGGCAGGCTCCGACACCGTCATGGAACCGCCGCTGAGCATCCAGATCACCCGCGACCGCCTCGTCCCCAACGACGCCTACGAGCGGATGCGCGTCATGGTCCGCGCCGTGATGGACGTCTATGCGATGGAGGAGACCAAGCGCCGTTTGGAAGCGACCCGCGACAAGCGCCGCGACAATCCCAGCTCCCCGACCGACGCCCTCGCCGACGTCAGCACCGCAGTCGAGGAAGTCGCGGCCCACCTGCCCGAGCGGACCGTCCGCGAGATCACCGCCAAGGTCGACGCCGCCTCGCGCAGCGTGCGGGCGTTGCAGGAATCCACCCGTGAACACGCCGCCCTGCTGGGTGCCCTGGCGACCGCGGGCATCTCGGCGATGGCCTACAGCCACGAACTGAGCCGACAGAGGATCGGTCTCGACGACGTCGTCGAGCGGCTGCGGTCCCTGCTCGACGACCTGCCCACCGAGCGGCACGACGACGCACGCGTCGTCGTCGACGATCTCGACGCGTGGCTGCGCCGCGCCGCGGGTCTGCGCAAACTGCTTCAACCGGTGCTGGATGAGGAGACCCGCAAGGACGAGAAGTCCCGCGGTGCGTTCAATGTGCTCAGGGGTGTCCGCGACAACGTCACGCCGGTCGCGCGTGGCATCACGATCGACCTGAGCGCAGTGCCCCGCGGGTTGATGCTGCCCGCGGCGAGTGCGGCGGCGTGGTGGGCGGTATTTCAGAACCTGTTCATCAACTCCTTCAACGCCTTGTTCAACGCCCACCAGCCCGCCATCGCCGTCGACGGGGGCAGCGGCGACGACGGCCGGGAGTGGGTGCGCGTGCAGGACAACGGCGTCGGAGTGGGATCCGACCTCACCGAGGCCAACCGCTTCTTCGAACCGTTCCGGCGCAAACTGAACCTGCCACCGGAGAGTGCGGCCCTGGGGTTGGGCGGCACCGGCCTGGGGTTGACCATCGTCAGGATGATCACCGAGGAAGTCGGTGCTCGGGCTGAATTCACCATCCCCACCGACGACTTCAGCACCGCCGTGACAATCAGTTGGGAACCATGA
- a CDS encoding restriction endonuclease, with the protein MLRWIACRESSSRSTSRRGCARTVGRFQRPRRQEITGVDLVARKAGESIAVQCKRYGKPVRVSALQQVVSGSMHHQCTASMVVCNQDFTKAAMQLARTHNCRLIGRCSQC; encoded by the coding sequence TTGCTGAGGTGGATCGCATGCCGGGAATCGAGTTCGAGAAGTACGTCGCGGCGCGGCTGCGCGCGCACGGTTGGAAGGTTTCAACGACCGCGACGGCAGGAGATTACGGGGGTTGATCTGGTGGCCCGAAAAGCTGGGGAGAGCATTGCGGTGCAATGCAAGCGTTACGGGAAGCCGGTGAGAGTGTCAGCGCTTCAACAGGTGGTGTCAGGTTCGATGCATCATCAATGCACCGCCAGCATGGTTGTCTGCAACCAGGATTTCACCAAAGCCGCTATGCAACTTGCGCGTACGCACAACTGCCGGCTCATTGGTCGATGCAGTCAATGCTGA
- a CDS encoding ferritin-like domain-containing protein, translated as MNYEPTVALDIIVNGEHHHGRRVAADMTLVHFLHEDLGLTGTKIGCSIGECRACTVAVQVEPDGPPVTRQACMTGMRHTAGWKVTTIEGLGEPDELNPVQKAIFTRQAFQCGYCAAGFAVAGTVALAGVRPGDDAKAVERRVDAVLGPHLCRCTGYGRYRDAILSAAPSQAAAPEVRLFASPPTGLNASPAMRPSAAPIARPVMQALTKADTDELGYTPVFDDPTLELVRLLRDGAEIEHSLLVQYLYAAFSVKLPDYAQLAGWPNHRYGGRPLHVIGVAIEEMTHLDVVNELLVALGAAPHLGRQQFPYETDIYPFDFTLEPLNLHSIAKYLYVEASTTAVDLDAPQDPEHRAMLERLYAALNSTAPHHMRPNQVGSLYRKVVRVLKLLEHRHPSSLDYDYWGARLGVVLEEGEHEHFDFFRTLFDGTHPALPAGGPDIWDPTHPEHPVLALKLESGLPRSGEPIVDELLPAMRHLSNLHYWAVCMLLDLSYRHRGRFHSAARRHMTGPLRSLGSALATHGHGVPFDAFVAGYAPGLDSRRNLELAVSMLQQTLIAQQRYARHLPPDYAHTCVTETLWELSDLC; from the coding sequence ATGAACTACGAGCCGACCGTCGCCCTCGACATCATCGTCAACGGCGAACACCACCACGGGCGCCGCGTCGCCGCCGACATGACCCTGGTGCACTTCCTGCACGAAGACCTGGGGCTGACCGGCACCAAGATCGGCTGCTCCATCGGCGAGTGCCGCGCGTGCACGGTAGCGGTGCAGGTGGAACCCGACGGGCCACCGGTCACCCGCCAGGCCTGCATGACCGGGATGCGCCACACCGCCGGGTGGAAGGTCACCACCATCGAAGGCCTCGGCGAACCCGACGAACTGAACCCCGTGCAGAAGGCGATCTTCACGCGCCAAGCCTTCCAATGCGGTTACTGCGCTGCCGGTTTCGCCGTCGCCGGGACCGTCGCCCTGGCCGGTGTCCGGCCCGGCGACGACGCCAAGGCCGTCGAGAGGCGCGTGGACGCCGTCCTCGGGCCGCACCTGTGCCGATGCACCGGCTACGGCCGATACCGCGACGCCATCCTCTCGGCTGCACCGTCGCAGGCAGCGGCACCCGAGGTCAGACTCTTCGCCTCACCACCGACCGGACTCAACGCCTCACCGGCGATGAGGCCATCCGCGGCACCGATAGCCCGACCCGTCATGCAAGCGCTGACCAAGGCCGACACCGACGAACTGGGCTACACACCCGTCTTCGACGACCCCACCCTGGAACTCGTCCGGCTCCTCCGCGACGGCGCCGAGATCGAACACTCCCTGCTCGTGCAATACCTCTACGCCGCCTTCTCGGTGAAACTCCCCGACTACGCCCAGCTGGCGGGATGGCCCAACCACCGCTACGGCGGGCGTCCCCTGCACGTCATCGGCGTGGCCATCGAGGAGATGACCCACCTCGACGTGGTGAACGAACTGCTCGTCGCACTGGGCGCCGCACCGCACCTGGGCAGACAGCAGTTCCCCTACGAAACCGACATCTACCCGTTCGACTTCACCCTGGAACCGCTGAACCTGCACAGCATCGCCAAGTATCTCTACGTTGAAGCGTCCACCACCGCCGTCGACCTCGACGCGCCACAGGACCCCGAGCACCGCGCGATGCTCGAACGCCTCTACGCCGCCCTCAACAGCACTGCACCCCACCACATGCGTCCCAACCAGGTCGGCAGCCTCTACCGAAAGGTGGTGCGGGTGTTGAAGCTGCTCGAACACCGCCACCCGAGCAGTCTGGACTACGACTACTGGGGTGCGCGCCTGGGCGTCGTGCTCGAAGAAGGCGAACACGAACACTTCGACTTCTTTCGCACACTGTTCGACGGAACCCATCCCGCCCTGCCCGCCGGTGGACCCGACATATGGGACCCCACCCACCCCGAGCACCCCGTCCTCGCCTTGAAACTGGAGTCCGGGCTACCGCGATCGGGCGAGCCCATCGTCGACGAGCTACTTCCCGCGATGCGCCACCTGTCCAACCTGCACTACTGGGCGGTGTGCATGCTGCTGGACCTGTCCTACCGCCACCGTGGGCGGTTCCACAGCGCGGCGCGTCGACACATGACCGGCCCGCTGCGCAGCCTGGGATCGGCGTTGGCCACCCACGGCCACGGCGTGCCGTTCGACGCGTTCGTCGCCGGCTACGCACCCGGACTGGACAGCCGACGCAACCTCGAACTCGCGGTGTCGATGCTGCAGCAGACCCTCATCGCCCAACAGCGCTACGCCCGCCACCTCCCGCCCGACTACGCCCACACCTGCGTCACCGAGACACTGTGGGAACTCAGTGACCTGTGCTGA
- the dcm gene encoding DNA (cytosine-5-)-methyltransferase, which produces MTLDAPGSDVTTFRTVSCFSGVGGLDLGLERGGCDVVAQCESWSPARRVLAEHWPGMTVLPDIAEADFGLSDVDLLAAGFPCTDISHAGAKAGIGGPQSGLVSHVFRVMAALNPTWVLLENVPNLLALHGGAGMRYLVDHFVKLGYRWAYRVVDTRFTGLPQRRNRVLMLASRHFDPAPALLGEDAGPPDMPPQPTAGGFYWTEGRHGVGLVPGAIPTLKGGSTIGLPSAPAVWFPAAEPGRRFVLPDVEDGEALQGLPRGWTRTAVTSGQPNPRWKLVGNAVPPDVGTWIARRITNAETAEQVVIGGEPFDTALTRRWPTAAFGCDRQATAAPVTPWPHRTRPKPLSEFISPFAAALSHRATTGFLRRLDASALRVPHEFYADLEDHQGSTRPALPYTPARATPETHVGPAPVRDRRTCSPELTLRRHLHARGLRYRLQYRPLRDSRRRFEIVFIGARVAVDVRRCRQGCPHHGDPVTEVLTEARVRTARRDAVTLQLLADNGWTVIVVWEHQDPAAAAQTILDLVTTRRRRPARRDTAAMAAGVSATARWTP; this is translated from the coding sequence GTGACCCTCGATGCGCCCGGGAGCGACGTGACGACGTTCAGGACCGTTTCCTGCTTCTCCGGTGTGGGCGGTCTGGATCTCGGGCTGGAGCGAGGCGGATGCGACGTCGTGGCTCAGTGCGAGTCATGGAGTCCCGCACGCCGGGTCCTCGCCGAACACTGGCCCGGCATGACCGTCCTACCCGACATTGCCGAGGCCGACTTCGGACTATCCGACGTCGATCTGCTGGCCGCCGGATTTCCGTGCACCGACATCTCCCACGCCGGCGCCAAGGCGGGAATCGGCGGCCCACAATCGGGACTGGTGTCGCACGTGTTCCGCGTGATGGCCGCGCTGAACCCCACGTGGGTCCTGCTGGAGAACGTGCCCAATCTCTTGGCGTTGCACGGTGGTGCGGGGATGCGGTACCTCGTCGACCACTTCGTCAAGCTGGGTTACCGCTGGGCCTACCGCGTGGTCGACACGCGTTTCACCGGCCTGCCCCAACGCCGTAACCGTGTCCTGATGCTGGCCAGTCGACACTTCGATCCGGCGCCGGCGCTCCTCGGTGAGGACGCCGGCCCGCCCGACATGCCGCCGCAACCCACCGCCGGCGGCTTTTACTGGACCGAGGGCCGCCATGGTGTCGGCTTGGTTCCGGGAGCGATCCCCACGCTCAAGGGCGGTTCCACCATCGGGCTGCCCTCCGCACCGGCGGTGTGGTTTCCCGCGGCCGAGCCGGGGCGCCGCTTCGTGCTGCCCGACGTGGAGGACGGCGAAGCGTTGCAAGGACTGCCCAGGGGATGGACACGGACCGCGGTCACCTCTGGCCAGCCCAATCCGAGGTGGAAGTTGGTCGGCAACGCGGTGCCACCAGATGTGGGTACGTGGATCGCTCGGCGGATCACCAACGCCGAGACCGCCGAACAGGTGGTTATTGGGGGAGAGCCCTTCGACACGGCACTGACGCGGCGCTGGCCCACCGCGGCGTTCGGTTGCGATCGCCAGGCCACCGCCGCCCCCGTGACCCCGTGGCCGCACCGCACCCGTCCCAAGCCGTTGAGCGAGTTCATCTCACCGTTCGCCGCGGCGCTGTCACACCGCGCCACCACCGGGTTCCTGCGGCGCCTGGACGCAAGTGCACTGCGGGTGCCCCACGAGTTCTACGCCGACCTGGAAGACCATCAGGGCAGCACCCGCCCCGCCCTGCCTTACACGCCAGCGAGGGCGACGCCCGAAACGCACGTCGGCCCCGCGCCCGTTCGGGACAGGCGCACCTGCTCGCCCGAGTTGACGTTGCGCCGGCATCTGCACGCGCGGGGGTTGCGCTACCGCCTGCAGTACCGGCCGCTGCGCGACTCTCGGCGACGTTTCGAGATCGTCTTCATCGGCGCACGGGTGGCCGTCGACGTACGCCGCTGCCGCCAGGGCTGCCCACACCACGGCGACCCGGTCACCGAAGTGCTCACCGAGGCGAGGGTGCGCACCGCCCGCCGAGACGCTGTGACACTTCAGCTTCTGGCCGACAACGGGTGGACGGTGATCGTGGTGTGGGAACACCAAGACCCCGCCGCGGCCGCACAGACCATCCTCGATCTGGTCACCACGCGACGCCGCCGTCCCGCCCGCCGCGATACCGCGGCCATGGCGGCGGGCGTGAGTGCAACAGCCCGGTGGACGCCGTGA